In one Gimesia sp. genomic region, the following are encoded:
- a CDS encoding transglutaminase family protein — protein MWLHASCKLDFEIPVATPFILMLRPRSGSQQWVAREQYMLNPGTEAVEFTDLFGNLCQRLVAPAGSFSIQTAFDIEVADSSDVAPGAPFVPVEQLPDPTLPFLLPSRYCESDRFSQMAASLVEGINPGYDQCAKIVEYIQNSLAYTPGEGQEIISATEVNQKTQAVCRDMAHLGIACCRALSIPARMVVGYLEPLRPMDLHAWFEAYVGGRWYTFDPTQQTLDGGRVAIAYGRDAADVAVYTQFGDPVDLQNMEVHVEQISEPTD, from the coding sequence ATGTGGCTGCACGCTTCCTGTAAACTGGACTTTGAAATTCCCGTCGCGACCCCCTTTATTCTGATGCTGCGTCCACGGAGTGGCAGTCAGCAGTGGGTGGCCCGCGAACAATACATGTTAAACCCCGGTACCGAGGCGGTTGAGTTTACCGATCTGTTCGGAAATCTGTGTCAGCGGCTGGTGGCGCCGGCGGGTTCCTTTTCGATTCAGACCGCCTTTGATATCGAAGTGGCCGACAGCTCCGATGTCGCGCCCGGGGCGCCGTTTGTACCAGTGGAACAGCTGCCGGACCCGACGCTGCCGTTCCTGCTGCCCAGCCGGTATTGTGAATCGGATCGTTTCTCACAGATGGCAGCATCGCTGGTGGAAGGGATCAATCCGGGTTACGACCAGTGCGCAAAAATCGTGGAGTACATTCAGAACTCCCTGGCCTATACGCCGGGTGAGGGGCAGGAAATCATCAGTGCGACTGAGGTAAATCAGAAGACACAGGCCGTCTGTCGCGATATGGCACACCTGGGAATCGCCTGCTGCCGGGCGCTTTCGATTCCCGCGCGGATGGTGGTGGGTTACCTGGAACCACTCCGGCCGATGGATCTGCATGCCTGGTTTGAGGCGTATGTCGGCGGTCGCTGGTACACCTTCGACCCGACACAGCAGACGCTGGACGGCGGTCGGGTGGCGATTGCCTATGGTAGAGATGCCGCGGATGTCGCTGTCTACACGCAGTTTGGTGATCCCGTTGATCTGCAGAATATGGAAGTGCATGTAGAGCAGATTTCGGAACCGACTGACTGA
- a CDS encoding Sir2 family NAD-dependent protein deacetylase, translating into MSDPIDPNKVVVLTGAGISAESGLPTFRDMGGLWEQYEITEVASPEAWERDPQLVLDFYNARRTQAVAAEPNAAHRALAELERRYKVVVITQNVDDLHERGGASNVIHVHGELVKARSTADPELIYEIGGKEIQLGDLCEAGSQLRPHIVWFGEMIHNTDVAVAEIRSAGKVLVVGTSLSVYPAAGLVELASAGAEKLIVSPDLEQEPVGFEWIRGTAVEHVPQIVQRWLEG; encoded by the coding sequence ATGTCTGATCCCATCGATCCGAATAAAGTTGTGGTGTTGACGGGAGCCGGAATCAGTGCCGAGAGCGGCTTGCCGACGTTCCGGGATATGGGCGGACTGTGGGAACAGTACGAGATCACCGAGGTGGCTTCACCCGAGGCGTGGGAACGGGATCCGCAACTGGTGCTGGATTTTTATAATGCGCGTCGCACGCAGGCGGTGGCGGCTGAACCGAATGCGGCACATCGCGCGCTGGCGGAACTGGAACGCCGGTATAAAGTGGTGGTGATTACTCAGAATGTGGATGACCTGCATGAGCGCGGGGGGGCCTCGAATGTGATTCACGTGCATGGCGAACTGGTGAAAGCCCGCAGTACGGCTGATCCGGAGCTGATTTATGAAATCGGCGGGAAGGAAATTCAGCTGGGCGATCTCTGCGAAGCGGGTTCCCAGTTGCGGCCGCACATTGTCTGGTTCGGGGAAATGATTCACAACACGGACGTGGCGGTCGCAGAGATCCGCAGCGCGGGGAAAGTGCTGGTGGTCGGGACTTCACTATCGGTGTATCCGGCGGCTGGGCTGGTCGAACTGGCCAGCGCAGGGGCGGAAAAACTGATCGTGAGTCCGGATCTGGAGCAGGAGCCTGTCGGCTTTGAGTGGATCAGGGGGACGGCGGTGGAGCATGTGCCACAGATTGTGCAGCGGTGGCTGGAGGGGTAG
- the hmpA gene encoding NO-inducible flavohemoprotein gives MLSDKTIAIVKEITPVVAANAETVTRVFYQKMFAGNPEVKAFFNQAHQHSGGQQKALAGAICAYFTHIDNLAALTPAVELIAQKHCSLGIQAEQYPIVGKHLLAAIKEVMGDAATDEILAAVGEAYQLLADVCIERERQIYEEQRTAAGGWNGYRTFVVDRKEPESDVITSFYLKPADHEPLPAWLPGQYITVKIDHPTTPTSPRNYSLSNQPGQNSFRISVKREPGLIADAPDGLISTYLHDQVQVGDTLQIGPPCGEFTLDPAEPRQTPTVMLAGGVGVTPLLSMAQSLIAAQPEAPLYFLQAARNSQTHAFAAEIQELRNQGANVRTLTLYDQPLADDLENQNCDETGILSENILREWTPFNEANFYFCGPKPFMQNVYASLKALNVPADRIHFEFFGPRQDIESAPLADEPEVTASH, from the coding sequence ATGTTAAGTGACAAAACCATCGCCATCGTCAAGGAAATCACACCAGTTGTCGCCGCCAATGCGGAAACGGTCACACGGGTCTTCTATCAGAAGATGTTTGCTGGAAACCCCGAAGTCAAAGCCTTTTTCAACCAGGCCCACCAGCATTCCGGCGGTCAACAGAAAGCCCTCGCCGGTGCCATCTGTGCCTATTTCACCCATATTGACAACCTCGCCGCCCTCACCCCTGCCGTCGAACTGATCGCTCAGAAACACTGCTCGCTGGGTATCCAGGCCGAACAGTATCCCATCGTCGGCAAACACCTGCTGGCTGCCATCAAGGAAGTCATGGGAGACGCAGCCACCGACGAAATCCTCGCAGCGGTCGGCGAAGCTTACCAGTTGCTCGCAGACGTCTGTATCGAACGCGAACGTCAAATCTACGAAGAACAGCGCACCGCTGCCGGCGGCTGGAACGGTTATCGTACCTTTGTCGTCGATCGCAAAGAGCCCGAAAGCGATGTCATTACCTCCTTCTATCTGAAACCCGCTGATCACGAACCGCTGCCAGCCTGGCTCCCGGGTCAATATATCACGGTCAAAATCGATCACCCGACGACCCCCACTTCGCCCCGCAATTACAGTCTCTCCAACCAGCCGGGACAGAACTCGTTTCGCATCAGCGTCAAACGCGAACCCGGTCTCATCGCGGACGCTCCCGATGGTCTGATCTCCACTTACCTGCACGATCAGGTCCAGGTGGGTGATACTCTGCAGATCGGTCCCCCCTGTGGTGAGTTCACCCTCGATCCCGCAGAACCCCGCCAGACACCAACTGTCATGCTGGCCGGCGGCGTCGGCGTGACTCCCCTGCTCTCGATGGCGCAGTCGCTGATCGCGGCTCAGCCCGAAGCCCCGCTCTATTTCCTGCAGGCAGCCCGGAACAGCCAGACCCACGCATTTGCTGCAGAAATTCAGGAACTCCGTAATCAGGGTGCCAACGTCCGCACGCTCACACTCTACGATCAGCCGCTGGCAGACGATCTGGAAAATCAGAACTGCGACGAAACAGGAATCCTGAGTGAAAACATCCTGCGTGAATGGACACCCTTTAACGAAGCCAACTTCTACTTCTGTGGACCGAAACCATTTATGCAGAACGTCTACGCGAGCCTGAAAGCCTTGAATGTCCCCGCAGATCGAATTCATTTCGAATTTTTCGGTCCCCGGCAGGACATCGAATCGGCCCCACTCGCAGACGAACCGGAGGTTACAGCCTCGCACTGA
- a CDS encoding Rrf2 family transcriptional regulator, with translation MLSKTHEYALRAAACLAGQPGKPASADYLAEKTKVPRRYLTRVLQDLAAAGIVKSRSGPKGGYELIHDPAELSILDIVNAIAPMERINSCPLGLKSHTSLCPLHAELDRVYAEAEAAFGRVTIGQLLESTTTIVPLCES, from the coding sequence ATGCTTTCAAAGACTCATGAATACGCTTTGCGGGCGGCGGCCTGTCTGGCGGGGCAGCCTGGCAAGCCTGCTTCGGCCGATTATCTGGCGGAAAAGACGAAGGTCCCCCGGCGTTATCTGACGCGGGTTCTGCAGGATCTGGCGGCAGCGGGGATTGTGAAATCGCGGAGTGGTCCCAAGGGGGGCTATGAGCTGATTCACGATCCTGCAGAGTTGTCGATTCTGGATATTGTCAATGCGATCGCCCCGATGGAGCGGATCAACAGTTGTCCGTTAGGTTTGAAGTCGCATACCAGTCTGTGTCCACTGCATGCGGAGCTGGATCGCGTGTATGCAGAAGCGGAAGCGGCGTTTGGCAGGGTGACCATTGGGCAGCTGCTGGAATCGACGACAACGATTGTGCCTTTGTGTGAGAGCTGA
- a CDS encoding DUF3565 domain-containing protein, whose translation MQQPITGYQQDESGHWVAQLVCGHNQHVRHAPPLESRPWVLSAAGRAGMLGYLLECRKCDEGAPADARPG comes from the coding sequence ATGCAGCAACCGATTACGGGGTATCAGCAGGACGAGTCAGGACACTGGGTGGCGCAGCTGGTTTGTGGTCACAATCAGCATGTTCGTCATGCGCCGCCTTTGGAATCGCGTCCGTGGGTTCTGAGCGCAGCAGGTCGGGCCGGGATGCTGGGTTATCTGCTGGAGTGCAGGAAGTGTGACGAAGGGGCACCCGCCGATGCGCGGCCGGGCTGA
- a CDS encoding DUF3365 domain-containing protein yields the protein MLKTGLVTSLAVTALFLFNLNLSGADPQGEKPSDKKAAKRGAEQPSPAAVERTRDTVKMLDDIYKNAVVLITDKYVNDEEDFPAGSAAVELFRRVGKTGFHQVRLIDATGEPYEPKNVAKSKFEKQGIKQLKAGKSYYEAVVIKDGKPYLQAMTPIPVVMKKCVMCHPHYKDAKEGEAIGAISYELPIR from the coding sequence ATGCTCAAGACAGGATTGGTTACCAGCCTCGCAGTGACTGCTCTGTTTCTGTTCAATCTGAATCTATCTGGCGCCGACCCGCAGGGGGAGAAACCGTCTGATAAAAAGGCCGCGAAGAGGGGAGCGGAACAACCTTCCCCGGCAGCGGTCGAACGGACACGCGACACCGTCAAGATGCTGGATGACATCTATAAGAATGCGGTGGTGCTGATTACGGACAAGTATGTGAATGACGAGGAAGACTTCCCGGCAGGGAGTGCCGCGGTCGAGTTGTTCAGGCGGGTGGGGAAAACCGGTTTTCATCAGGTGCGTCTGATTGATGCAACGGGAGAGCCGTACGAACCCAAAAACGTTGCGAAGAGCAAATTTGAAAAGCAGGGGATCAAGCAGTTGAAAGCGGGCAAGTCTTATTATGAGGCGGTGGTGATCAAGGATGGGAAACCTTACCTGCAGGCGATGACGCCGATTCCGGTGGTGATGAAAAAATGCGTGATGTGCCATCCGCATTATAAAGACGCCAAAGAGGGAGAAGCGATCGGCGCGATCAGCTACGAACTGCCGATCCGGTAA
- a CDS encoding DNA alkylation repair protein, with the protein MKPHPAQQFTVGPSIMKGTPLKEIMNGQLVKLIGVSLSDVTPGFDTSTFQKRAKCNLNKLELKERALNIAHAMAEQLPEDFDELAPLLIKSLGPRLQATEQNGLAPFFYFPHSQLIAEYGADHLESGLKVCYELTQRFTAEFCIRPFLIAHRDKSLKQLKRWTKDANPHVRRLVSEGTRPRLPWAMRLRDFQDDPGYTLPLLECLKDDSELYVRRSVANHLADIAKDHPEVAYEVCHKWLSEIEALQKPEQVKNRRWVLRHAVRLPAKKEVPAALAIRKAAADRKT; encoded by the coding sequence ATGAAACCGCACCCCGCACAACAGTTTACTGTCGGCCCCTCGATCATGAAGGGTACGCCTCTTAAAGAAATTATGAACGGCCAGTTGGTGAAGCTGATCGGCGTCTCACTGTCCGACGTGACCCCCGGCTTCGACACATCCACTTTCCAGAAACGTGCCAAATGCAATTTGAACAAGCTGGAACTGAAAGAGCGGGCCCTCAACATCGCACACGCGATGGCCGAACAGCTGCCGGAAGATTTTGACGAGTTGGCACCGTTACTCATCAAGTCACTCGGTCCCCGACTGCAGGCGACCGAACAAAACGGGCTGGCGCCGTTCTTTTATTTCCCTCATTCACAGTTGATCGCCGAGTATGGTGCCGACCATCTGGAGAGCGGCTTGAAAGTCTGTTACGAATTGACGCAGCGATTCACCGCCGAATTCTGTATTCGCCCGTTTCTGATCGCGCACCGCGATAAAAGTTTGAAACAGCTCAAACGCTGGACGAAAGATGCCAACCCCCATGTGCGACGTCTCGTCAGTGAAGGAACACGCCCTCGGCTTCCCTGGGCGATGCGGTTACGGGACTTTCAGGACGACCCCGGTTATACGCTGCCTCTGCTGGAATGTCTCAAGGACGATTCCGAACTTTATGTGCGGCGTTCGGTGGCCAATCATCTGGCTGATATCGCCAAAGATCATCCCGAAGTCGCCTACGAAGTCTGTCACAAATGGCTGTCAGAAATTGAGGCCCTGCAGAAACCGGAACAGGTTAAAAATCGTCGCTGGGTTCTACGACACGCCGTCCGCCTGCCGGCCAAAAAAGAAGTTCCCGCCGCCCTCGCCATCCGCAAAGCGGCCGCTGACAGAAAAACATGA
- a CDS encoding serine/threonine-protein kinase — MNQPSELENLTAEIQIRIEESCEEYELSWQSGQTPSLEDTIADFAQPTREILLQELILIERYYRLRDSGKIISEQELIQDHPEIADELSRLFARTHATKTRIAGESDSGQADSSGLRTVEESRLHFEQFPATFGRYQILSRLGEGGMGCVYLARDTQLERKVALKLPQIDKHADTQFIARFYREARAAANLNHPNLCSVYDVDEIDGVHYITMEFIEGESLAALLQEGKKFNQVEVVELIQQLSQALGLAHQQGIVHRDLKPANVMIREDGTPIITDFGLALMSQNEEATQITQHGQIMGSPSYMSPEQVEGDLEKIGPPSDIYALGVIMYELLAGQRPFQGTTASILSQIMTKDPRPVRNIQPDINSRLDQICRKMMARSAEQRYATMQEVAQVLTNWLETDQAISSRKGLSPGKILAGMALLAVLLLGITFLKPTASKGNLHVTLNDERAQVLLDGQPLELKSGSWNGAQEPGSHELSLRIGEQRLPWGELTTIKVDDSEQRVLASVNGLHIKNGRFKISPADIQSAEINLNWLPSQTPDKSAKVTSPAADQIGSTAPQDADPVEPFAPEREVTEWLIERGGIVRFNMAHDFKFNVKVIKELPDEPFRLKSVAFQNPRTGPLTDLSRLSQLMTLEELILENSGVTPNALENVRFKQSFETLRIVRTPLKVSNLKSTQGLEFIDTLELGGSQIDDHFEFLKQMPNLRALEITAISPAALQELSQSPLLSESKLRFLRLRSIGSFDAIVIKQLQTARPGMTITAEGSGRKEAYLGIPVAKQAADALIERGCTLKEPGQGKQNYSKKNLPSDRVPFSLSRVILPPELELTPEIIDHLASLPRAYSIHANKIKNADLLAELPVIRLCSGVHLIESDLTDPAFKKLVLQDPDGYFNVEGTRVSKALVQQLDNEAPHAAFVSNYEKGLRWLEILYDKREKAEQNKTSQHEEPNTPLADDEQLAFERETAEWVINLGGNVSFKKAHGTESHKNRLDQLPEEPFRILDIDFGRSNQKITLSSLSRLSRLVTLHSLSLMNCSLEPRALEGLRFNENTTEFNIYSTPLKTSDLNPDMGLEHLDTFILGAAQVDDEFRFLELMPRLRELHLYSPVPQELEGLARAPGFAKLNLRFLYIASFGLRFEPELIAKLQNFQPGMTVIDTDSGSMNRYLGIPVAREAAIKLLEQGCKIVTSINNSEISAQTYDKSLLPSETELFRPIRVILPRDFEITPESAEALSQLPDFSGLEAPNLRSADLLANVPVLRLCSGIKLPDSDLSDQGLTALFRNHPDGYVNAPGTKVTLEKGKQIDREFPYAAFHTEFMEGKRWLNEKQKNDKQ; from the coding sequence ATGAATCAACCATCAGAGCTGGAAAACCTGACCGCGGAGATCCAGATCCGCATCGAAGAATCCTGCGAGGAATATGAACTTTCCTGGCAGAGCGGACAGACTCCATCTCTGGAAGACACGATCGCCGACTTCGCACAGCCCACGCGGGAAATCCTGCTGCAGGAACTGATTCTGATCGAACGTTATTATCGCCTGCGGGATTCCGGTAAAATCATCAGTGAGCAGGAGCTGATTCAGGATCATCCTGAAATCGCGGACGAGTTGTCCCGGCTGTTTGCCAGAACGCACGCAACGAAAACCCGGATCGCCGGTGAATCCGATTCCGGCCAGGCAGACAGTTCCGGACTGCGCACGGTGGAAGAATCACGCCTGCACTTCGAACAGTTCCCCGCAACCTTCGGACGCTACCAGATCCTCTCCCGCCTGGGTGAGGGAGGCATGGGCTGCGTCTACCTGGCCCGTGACACACAGCTTGAACGCAAAGTCGCACTGAAACTACCCCAGATCGACAAACACGCCGATACCCAGTTTATTGCCCGCTTTTACCGCGAAGCACGGGCGGCTGCCAATCTGAATCATCCCAATCTCTGTTCGGTCTACGACGTCGACGAAATTGATGGCGTGCATTATATCACGATGGAATTCATCGAAGGAGAATCTCTGGCAGCGCTGCTCCAGGAGGGGAAGAAATTCAATCAGGTCGAAGTCGTCGAGCTGATTCAACAGCTGTCCCAGGCGCTGGGCCTCGCGCATCAGCAGGGAATCGTGCATCGGGACCTCAAGCCCGCCAACGTCATGATCCGCGAGGATGGCACGCCCATCATTACCGATTTCGGACTGGCATTGATGAGCCAGAACGAAGAGGCAACTCAGATCACGCAGCATGGCCAGATCATGGGGAGCCCGTCTTACATGTCACCCGAACAGGTGGAGGGCGATCTGGAAAAGATTGGCCCTCCCAGCGATATCTACGCGCTGGGTGTGATCATGTACGAACTGCTCGCCGGACAACGTCCGTTCCAGGGAACGACGGCATCGATCCTGTCGCAGATCATGACTAAAGATCCGCGGCCGGTCCGCAACATTCAGCCCGACATCAACTCCCGGCTGGATCAGATCTGTCGCAAAATGATGGCCCGCTCCGCTGAGCAACGCTACGCCACAATGCAGGAAGTTGCTCAAGTCCTCACAAACTGGCTTGAGACCGATCAGGCCATTTCGTCTCGAAAAGGTTTGAGTCCCGGAAAGATACTCGCAGGCATGGCACTGCTCGCCGTACTGCTATTGGGAATCACCTTTCTGAAGCCCACGGCATCAAAGGGTAATCTGCATGTCACCCTGAATGATGAACGAGCCCAGGTGCTGCTTGACGGGCAACCACTGGAACTGAAGTCAGGAAGCTGGAACGGGGCCCAGGAACCGGGTTCACATGAACTCAGTCTCCGCATTGGAGAGCAGCGGCTTCCCTGGGGAGAACTGACAACCATCAAAGTCGATGACAGCGAACAGAGAGTGCTGGCGTCGGTCAATGGACTTCACATCAAAAACGGTCGCTTTAAAATCAGTCCCGCAGATATCCAATCAGCGGAAATCAACTTGAACTGGCTGCCGTCCCAGACACCGGATAAATCAGCAAAGGTCACCAGTCCTGCTGCCGACCAGATTGGGTCAACTGCACCACAGGACGCTGATCCTGTCGAACCCTTTGCCCCGGAACGGGAAGTCACGGAGTGGCTGATCGAACGGGGGGGCATCGTCCGCTTTAATATGGCACATGACTTCAAATTTAACGTCAAGGTCATCAAGGAACTCCCAGATGAACCATTCCGGCTGAAATCCGTCGCTTTTCAAAATCCCCGCACTGGACCGCTGACAGATTTAAGTCGACTCAGTCAGTTAATGACCCTGGAAGAACTGATCCTGGAAAATTCGGGAGTGACTCCCAATGCACTTGAGAACGTCCGTTTTAAACAGTCTTTTGAAACCTTGCGAATCGTGCGTACTCCCCTGAAGGTCTCAAACCTGAAATCGACTCAAGGCCTGGAATTCATCGATACACTGGAATTAGGCGGTTCACAAATCGATGACCACTTTGAGTTTCTCAAACAAATGCCAAACCTGAGAGCGCTGGAAATCACAGCGATCTCTCCCGCTGCGCTTCAGGAACTCAGCCAATCTCCCCTGCTGAGTGAATCTAAATTACGTTTTCTCAGACTGCGTTCCATCGGCTCTTTCGATGCCATAGTAATTAAACAACTGCAAACAGCCCGACCCGGGATGACAATTACCGCAGAAGGTTCTGGGAGGAAGGAGGCATATCTCGGAATTCCCGTAGCAAAACAGGCTGCAGATGCCCTGATAGAACGGGGTTGTACCTTGAAAGAACCGGGACAAGGAAAGCAGAACTATTCGAAAAAGAATCTGCCCTCCGATCGGGTGCCCTTCAGTCTGTCCAGAGTTATTTTGCCACCTGAACTGGAACTCACCCCCGAAATTATCGACCATCTGGCTTCTCTCCCCAGAGCTTACTCAATTCATGCGAATAAGATCAAAAACGCCGATCTGCTCGCGGAGCTTCCTGTGATCCGGCTCTGCAGTGGAGTTCATTTAATCGAATCCGACCTGACAGACCCGGCGTTTAAAAAACTGGTTCTGCAGGACCCAGACGGCTACTTCAATGTCGAGGGAACGCGCGTCTCAAAAGCGCTGGTTCAGCAACTCGATAATGAGGCTCCGCACGCTGCATTCGTTTCAAATTATGAAAAAGGGCTGCGCTGGCTGGAGATCCTGTACGACAAACGGGAAAAAGCGGAGCAGAACAAAACCAGCCAGCATGAAGAGCCGAACACGCCTTTAGCTGATGATGAGCAACTGGCGTTCGAACGCGAGACGGCCGAATGGGTAATCAATCTGGGTGGTAATGTCAGTTTCAAGAAAGCCCATGGAACTGAATCTCATAAAAATCGATTGGATCAGCTTCCTGAAGAACCATTTCGAATCCTCGACATTGATTTCGGCAGGTCAAATCAGAAGATCACACTCTCCAGTCTGTCGCGATTAAGCCGCCTGGTGACCCTGCACTCACTCAGTCTGATGAACTGTAGCCTGGAACCCAGGGCACTGGAAGGGTTGCGTTTCAATGAAAACACGACTGAATTTAATATCTACAGCACTCCGCTGAAAACGTCAGACCTGAACCCCGACATGGGACTCGAACACCTTGATACTTTCATACTCGGTGCCGCTCAGGTTGATGATGAATTTCGTTTTCTGGAATTAATGCCGCGATTGCGAGAACTGCATCTTTACAGTCCCGTTCCTCAGGAATTGGAAGGACTGGCGCGTGCGCCCGGTTTTGCCAAATTGAACCTGCGGTTTCTATACATAGCTTCTTTCGGCCTCAGATTTGAACCGGAACTGATTGCCAAACTGCAAAATTTCCAGCCGGGTATGACGGTAATCGATACTGATAGCGGCTCAATGAATCGCTACCTGGGAATCCCCGTGGCGCGAGAGGCTGCCATCAAACTGCTTGAGCAGGGATGCAAGATTGTCACCAGCATTAACAATTCCGAGATCAGTGCCCAAACGTATGACAAGTCTCTTCTGCCCTCAGAAACCGAACTGTTTCGTCCCATTCGTGTCATCTTACCGCGTGACTTCGAAATCACACCAGAAAGTGCAGAGGCACTGTCGCAACTGCCCGATTTTTCTGGATTAGAAGCACCGAATCTCAGAAGCGCGGACCTGTTGGCGAATGTTCCCGTATTACGACTCTGCAGTGGAATTAAACTGCCCGACTCGGACCTTTCAGATCAGGGATTAACAGCATTATTCCGCAATCATCCGGACGGATACGTAAATGCTCCAGGAACAAAAGTAACTCTCGAAAAAGGAAAGCAGATCGATCGTGAGTTTCCTTATGCCGCCTTTCACACGGAGTTCATGGAAGGGAAACGCTGGCTGAATGAAAAGCAGAAAAACGATAAACAGTAA
- a CDS encoding ECF-type sigma factor: MAAGMENQGSVTNWLDQLKRGEADSLQQQLWNRYFEQLVQLARSHLQKDLCRVEDEEDAVLSAFNSFFVRLKAGQFPNLNDRTSLWPLLVNITLCKTRNLYRRQSAQKRDVRRTVSGTSNEESDNWLDQLAQESPSPELAVEAAEEANRMLAVLGKDSLRDVARLKLEGYTNAEIAAKVGVMERSVERRLVLIRQIWTEEVESELV, encoded by the coding sequence ATGGCAGCGGGCATGGAGAATCAGGGATCAGTCACTAACTGGCTGGATCAACTCAAACGGGGAGAAGCAGACAGCCTGCAGCAGCAGCTCTGGAACCGCTATTTTGAGCAGCTGGTCCAACTGGCGCGTTCCCACCTGCAGAAGGATCTCTGTCGGGTGGAAGACGAGGAAGACGCCGTCCTCAGCGCATTCAACAGCTTTTTCGTGCGACTCAAAGCGGGTCAGTTCCCAAATCTGAATGACCGCACCAGCCTCTGGCCGCTACTAGTAAATATCACTCTCTGTAAAACGCGAAACCTGTACCGACGTCAGAGCGCACAGAAACGGGACGTCAGACGCACCGTTTCCGGTACATCAAACGAGGAGTCCGACAACTGGCTGGATCAACTGGCTCAGGAAAGCCCCAGTCCGGAACTTGCAGTTGAAGCCGCCGAGGAAGCCAATCGGATGCTGGCGGTACTCGGTAAAGATTCACTGCGGGATGTCGCCCGGCTGAAGCTGGAAGGTTATACCAATGCAGAGATTGCAGCCAAAGTGGGTGTCATGGAGCGGAGCGTGGAACGGCGTCTGGTCCTGATACGTCAGATCTGGACTGAAGAAGTGGAATCAGAGCTGGTCTAA